AGTAGTATTATTATAGTGTTTCTTTCCTTGACGGTTAACCAATTAAAATCATTTCAATCGCAATGAATACTGTAATTAAAAATAGGCTAAAATCAGTTGGAATTACACTATTCCTTCTATTGGTTATAAACACCATTGGTAGTTTCTTTTTCTATCGATTGGATTTGACCAAAGACAAAAGATACACCTTGTCTTCAACGTCATTAAACATTATTGAACAAGTTAAAAACCCATTGTATATCAAAGTATATATGCAAGGTGAATTACCTTCTGAATTCAAACGACTCCAATTGGAAACCCGTCAAATGCTAGAAGAATTTCAAGGATATAATTCTAATATTGTTTTCGAATTCATAGATCCTTTGGAAGATGAAGCTACAAGCATGGATAACATCAAAGAATTGTACCGCAAAGGCCTTACTCCTATCAATATTTCTGTAGATGACAAAGGAAAACAATCGCAAGCTATGGTTTTTCCTTGGGCTATTGCTGTCTACGATAATAAAGAAGTTAATATTCCTCTTTTGAAAAATATCATGGGGGCTTCGACTACAGATAAGATTATTGGATCCGTGCAACATTTGGAATATTCTACAGCTGATGCGTTGTATAAAATTACGAACTACAAGCAGAAAAAAATTGCAATTATTAAAGGAAATGGTGAATTGCACGAAGCGTATATTGCCAAATTTTTATTGCAAACCAAAGAGAGCTACCACATTGGTCCGTTTACTTTGGATTCTGTTGCCAAACAACCTTTAAATTCTTTAACCGAATTAAAAAAATACGATTTAGCCATTATAGCCAAACCCACTGAAGCTTTTTCTGAAAATGAAAAACAAGTACTGGATCAATATATTGTAAATGGAGGAAAAACGATTTGGTTAATCGATCAGGTAGTGGCAGAAATGGATAGTTTATACAGTCCTACTGGCAGTGCTTTAGCGTTTCCAAGAGATTTAAACTTAAATGATTTTTTCTTTAAATACGGTGTCCGAATTTATCCTGATTTAGTCAAAGACGAACAAGGAAGTCCAATAAAACTAGCTACTGGAGAACAAGGGAATGCCACTCAATATCAAGAATTCAATTGGAAATTTGCACCACAGGTCTATTCGCAAAGTAATCACCCCATTGTAAAAAACTTAGGCGGTATCAAATTTGATTTTGCCAATGCGATTGACACCCTTAAAAACGGTATCAAGAAAACCGTTTTATTGCAATCCTCTCCCTATTCGAAACGAATAGGAACGCCTACCGAAATCAATTTGAATAGCGTTAACGAAGAAACTAGCCCAGCTGATTATTTGAACAAAGGCCATATTCCGTTAGCGGTTTTGTTAGAAGGAAAATTCCATTCCATGTTCGAAAACCGTATTTTGGCTTTTGACCAAAATAATTTTCAAGCCAAAGGAAAATCGAGTAAAATGATTGTTATTTCGGATGGTGATATCATTAAAAATCAATTGGATAAAAATGGAATACCTGTAGAATTAGGTTACGATCAACGCTCCGGTAATTTGTATGACAACAAGGATTTATTAATGAATTGTGTCAATTATTTATTGGATGATACCGGACTTATTAACATTCGCTCCAAAGATTTAGATTTGCCTTTATTAGACAAAGAAAAAGTATATGAAAACTATACTAATATACAATTACTAACTATCGGGCTTCCAATAGCTATTTTAGGTGTTTTTGGCTTTCTGTTTTCTTTCCTAAGAAAAAGAAAATACAGCCGATAGATGTTAATAAAAATTTTTCCATACTAAACTAGTTTACGATATATTTGTAAAAAAGTATATCCCAAAAAATATAAAATATAACAGATGAAATTTATAGTATCGAGTTCGTACTTATTAAAACAATTACAAGTGCTAGGAAGCGTTATCAATAGCAATAATACTTTACCTATTTTAGATAATTTCCTATTTGAATTGAACAACAATCTTTTGACAGTTTCTGCTTCTGATTTAGAGACTACGATGTCTGCTACTTTGGATATTGATTCTACCAGCCAAGGAAGTGTTGCAGTTCCTGCCAAATTGCTTTTAGAAATACTTAAAACTTTCCCTGAACAACCCCTGACTTTCACTGTTGAAGAAAACAGTACAATCGAAATTAGCTCTAATTCTGGAAAATATGCCTTGGCATATGCTCCGGGTGAAGAATTTCCTAAATCGGTAAACTTAGACGAACCTTCAGTAACTTTAGTTCCTGCAGATGTGTTGGCAACAGCAATCAGTAAAACTATTTTTGCTGCTGGAAATGATGATTTACGTCCAGTAATGTCAGGCGTATTCTTTCAGTTTTCTCCACAAGGATTGACATTTGTTGCAACAGATGCTCATAAATTAGTAAAATATGCTCGCACCGATGTAACGGCTTCTCAAGTAGCTGATTTCATTATGCCGAAAAAACCATTGAATATTTTAAAAAGTATTTTAGGTGCTTCGGATGCAGAAGTGAAAATTGAATACAACGATTCTAATGCGACTTTCTCATTTGACAATTATTTGTTGATGTGTCGTTTAATCGATGGAAAATATCCAAACTACGAAGCGGTAATTCCTAAGGAAAATCCAAACAAATTAATGATTGACCGATCTCAATTTTTGAGTTCTGTGCGTCGTGTGGCTATTTTCTCTAATAAAACTACTCACCAAATTCGTTTGAAAATTGCAGGTGCTGAATTGAATATTTCTGCTGAAGATATTGATTACTCAAACAAAGCCGAAGAAAGATTGACTTGTGATTATCAAGGAGACGATATGCAAATAGGGTTCAACTCACGTTTCTTAACTGAAATGTTAACTAACCTACAATCCGATATGATCATGTTAGAAATGTCATTACCCAACCGCGCCGGAATCCTTACACCTGTTGATGGTTTAGAAGAAGGAGAAACCGTAACGATGTTAGTTATGCCAGTTATGTTGAACGCCTAATTCAACTCATTTAAATAAAATAAAAAACCGCTATTCAATTGGATAGCGGTTTTTTTATTTTTAGAATCTATTCCTTTATTGGAATTGATAAAATTGGAATCTCAAAATCAGTGGCTAACTTTTTAGTTAAACTGGTATGAAAGAGTCCTTCAAAAAAACCTCTTTTATAGGGCAACATAATTAAAACATCTACTTCTTTATACATAATAAAATTAGTGATAATGGCTTGAACATCATCATCTTCAATAGTATAAAAGTCGATTGGTTCTGATTTGAATTCTTCTTTCCATTCGGCAATCGTAGCATTAGTAATATCTGAGTTGGAGGTTTTAACATACAAACATTTTACTTTTGCTTTTGCCTTATGTGCCAATTGTAATACGATTTGCAATGCCTTTTTATCTTTTGATCTAAATCGAGTAGTGAAACCAATGGTGTGTATTTTTTGAAATGGCGCATTAGAAGGAATACAATAAACCGGTATACCTGCATCTGTTATGATCGAACTCGCATTGGTACCCATAAAAAAACTTTCCCAACCAGTCGCTCCTGAAGTACCCATAACCAAATAATCAATCGCGTCATCTTTAATTGATTCTTTGATGGCTGAAACCAAATCCCCATCTTTCAATCGGTGAGACATTTTAATTTTGTCGAGATGATGTACTTCGGCAATTGCTCGCAACTTTGGAATTTCGTTCTTAAACATTTCAAATTCACTTAATTCCACCGAATCATAAATTGCGGCATAATTCTCCGGAAAAAATTGATTGTCGTAAATAGGCAATTCAAAAGAATGCAACAAAATTAATTCGCCATGAACCATTTTGGCGAATTCTAATGCATGAACAAACGCATTATTGGCAACTTCAGAAAAATCAGTAGGAAATAGAATCTTTTTCATAAATAAAGTGTTTATCAATTTATTTTATCAAAATTAGTTACAACAATTTTGATATAAAATGATAATTATCAGTAATTTACAATTATTATAGTTGTCTTACACCTTCCAAAATAATACCCAAATTTACCCAGAGAGTTTTATTATCTTTGTGACTTAGAATAATCAAAATGATGTACACCGATTCCATCGTAGCCTTAGCAACACCCTCGGGGGCTGGAGCAATTTCAATAATTAGAGTTTCTGGACCAGACGCCATCGAAATAGGCGCCAGTGTTTTTAAATCAATCAAAAACAAGGATTTAAAACAACAGAAAACACACACCTTACATTTGGGGCATATTATTGATGAAGGAAAAACTTTAGATGAAGTTTTGATTTCTATTTTTAAAGGCCCTAATTCCTACACAGGTGAAAACACCATCGAAATTTCCTGTCATGGTTCTACTTACATTCAACAACAAATAATCCAATTATTACTGCGTAAAGGTTGTCGCATGGCCGATGCCGGTGAATTTACCTTACGCGCTTTTTTAAACGGTAAATTAGATTTGTCACAAGCCGAAGCAGTTGCTGATTTGATTTCGTCAGACAACGAAGCCTCACACCAAATTGCGATGCAACAAATGCGTGGCGGATTCTCTAACGAAATTGCCAGACTGCGAGAAGAACTATTAAATTTTGCTTCTTTAATCGAATTGGAATTAGACTTTGCGGAAGAGGATGTTGAATTTGCTGATCGAACACAATTTCATGAATTACTCAACCGTATCGAATTTGTTCTGAAAAGATTGATTGATTCTTTTGCTGTAGGAAATGTTATTAAAAACGGAATTCCTGTGGCTATCGTGGGCGAACCCAACGTGGGCAAATCGACTTTATTAAATGCTTTATTGAATGAAGAACGTGCCATAGTTTCAGACATTGCTGGAACAACAAGAGATACCATCGAGGACGAATTAGTCATTGGAGGTATTGGTTTCCGATTTATTGATACGGCTGGAATTCGCGAAACTAAAGACGTAGTAGAAAGTATTGGAATTCAAAAAACTTTCGAGAAAATTGAACAAGCCCAAGTCGTACTTTATTTGTTTGAAAGTTTAAAGTTTAAAGTTTCAGGTTCTGAATATGTTACTGAAATTGAAAAAGTTAAAAACAAATATCCGCTTAAACCTGTAGTAATTGTAATCAACAAATCGGATCTAATTTCGAGTGAAGAAACAGAAAGTCTTATTGTACAACTTGAAACTTTAAACCTGAAACAAATTTTAATCTCAGCCAAACAAAAAACGGGCATTGATGAACTTAAAAACACTTTACTTTCTTTTGTAAATACAGGAGCTTTACGAAATAATGAAACTATTGTAACCAACACGCGTCATTATGATTCGTTACTGAAAGCATTGGACGAAATTCAAAAAGTTAAATTTGGATTGGAATCCAATCTATCCAGCGATTTAATGGCATTGGATATTAAAGAAGCCTTGTACCATTTCGGCTTAATTACTGGTCAAGTAACAAACGATGAATTGCTTGGAAACATTTTTGCTAATTTTTGTATCGGAAAATAAAACTACAACAGTCTATGAAAAAATATTTTTTACATAACGGAACCGAAAGCTCAGGTCCTTTTAGCTTTGACGAATTACGAGCGATGAAAATTACTAAAACCACACCCGTTTGGTTTGAGGGAATGGAAAAGTGGAAATATGCAGGAGATGTAGAAGAACTGTACGAATTAGTTGCAGTTACTCCTCCTCCATTTCAAGTAGAAGAAACTGTGGTGCCACAAGCGCCAAAAACAACTAGCAATGCTGCTTTTTTAGGGCTTTCAAAAAATACTTTTATTATAGTAATTGTACTAATTGTAGTAGGTTCAACTATTGCGATTAATATTGTTCAAAATATTCGTAGTGAAGAATTAGAAGCTAAAAACAAAAAAACAGAATTAGAAAACAGACAGTTTTTATTACAGCAAAAAGAAATTGAAGCTCAAAAAAAATTAATTGAAGAGCAAGAAAAAGCGGAAGCTGAACGAACAGCCCGAGAAAAAAAACAAACGATAATCGATCGCATAGCAGCTATAGAAAACGAAATGGCAGTTACCAAAGATAATTTAGACACTGCTAAAGAAAAATTGGCCAAAGCAACCGACTTCAAAGTATTGCGAACTTCAACAGAAAAAAGCGAAGAACTTAAAAAAATCAAACAAGAAATCGTTGATTTTGAACAAGAATTGGAAGACCTAGAATTAGAACAAAACCGATTAAATCTAGAATTAGATAAAATCAAATAATGCTACAACTCAAAATAGTCGCCGTCTACGTACATCCACTCGCCATTTTCTTCTACAAAACGGGAATGTTCATGATGTACTTGTAACTCTTTATTTGGGTTGAAATAGAAAGCTTTGAATTCAACCGTATTTGAAGTAACACGAATTATTTCAAGGCGTTGCCATTGATTACTGGTTGCCCAATACAAAATTTCATTCTTGGAATGAGTAGTTCTTGTACTGGAATGCGTTGTTGCAATCAAATAATCTGCATTGTGAGTGGCATAGGCAGAATAGCGTGATCGCATCAGTACTTCTGCAGTAACTGCTTTTTGATTGCCCACGAGTATTGGCTCACAACATTGTGTAAAAGGAAAAGCCGACCCACAAAAACAACTTTGAGTCACCATTTAATTTAACTCGTTAATTTTTTGATGCAATTGATTTAAGAGTACTTGATAACGACTTATTTCAATTAAGTCGGCATCATCGTCTGAAAAATCAAGAAAATCGTCCAGTTGCTGGCTTATTTCCACCAATTTATTGTTGGCTTCTTTTCCGTTTTTAGCGGCAATTAAATCGATTATTTTTTGTACTTCTTGTTGTAATAAATTGAAATCGTTATTTTCCATAAGGTCATTAATTAGTGGTGTCTTCGGGCTTATTGGTATTGAATTGCTTGACAATTTGCTTCAACTTTTCTTTCCGAGCCATAGCCGCTTTTTTGGCTTTGTCTTGCTCTTTGTGCAATTTGTCGTTATGCTTTTTGATATTTCGTTCGTTATTTCTACCCATAATTGATTTAGCGTTGTTCGCTTTTTATTTCTTCCAAAGACTTATTAGTATAAATAAGTCCATTTATAATTTTCATTCGCAAGTTATCCAAATCATCGTACTCAAAATACTTTGCCCAAGAAGTCAATTCAAATAAATTGCGCACTTGTTTGATCCGCTTAGCGGTTTCAAAACTTGTTCGAAGTACTGCTTTTTGATCGTAAGATGGATTGTTTTTATGTTGGTATTGTACCGTTTTAGTGTCAAAATTAGCTTCCAAATAATACAATTTATCCTCTGCGTTATCTGGATAAAAACTAGTCCATAGTGCAAAACCCAATTTTTGTTTTGACAACGATGTTTCTTGCATAGGTTCTAAACGCCATTTACTATTAGCCAATCTTCCCCAGTGATTGGACAATCTGTACATTCCCTCTTTGGTATAATAATAAGAACTACCTGCCTTACTTGCATATTGAACCTCTAGACCATCGATAGCATCAAGTGGTACTTCATGAAATACACAGAATGTATTCTTGAATGAATTTGGGCTTGGACGAAAGGATTGTTTCATGTCACAAAAGTAAGTAGAATCTGCTTTTCAGCCTAACCAAACAATAATTGATTAAGTTTGCAGTCTAATAATTAAAAAATACAAGATTATGTCAAAATCTTCACACGATAAAATGCTTCAAAAGGGAGTTTTTACAGGAAAAATGGAACAGGATGAAAATGGTAACTTTTTTTGTGGAGACTACTTATTGGATTATAAATTAGCTTCTACCCATCATGCCATTGGCGATTGGATTACCATTAAATCCATAATAGAAAATCCAAGTGATATTAGTTATGACAAATATCCTAAAAAATCAAAAAACTTTGACAAAGCCAATTACAAAGAAGAATAACAATTACTATACTTCCTAAAATTTAAGAATATTCTTTGGTCCAAACCAAAAACTTAAAAAAAAGTGTACCTTTGCAAAAAATTTGTCGATTTGGAACAATAATCCATTACAAACAAACAAAAAGACAAATAGTTATCTTTATTTATGAAAAAAATAGTTGAATACCGTAAGTTATTAAATGTTGACAAAACTGTCGATTTAAAAGATTTAAAAACCATTTATCGCAATGCGATGAAAGATGCACATCCTGATAAATTTCAAGGTGATGAAGCGGGTTTAAAAGCGGCAGAAGAAAATAGTAAATTAATTATTGAAGCCTATCACTTTTTAGTAAGTATTAATCCAGAAACGATTAAACAAAACTTACCTGAATACACTGAAACCATTTCTACTTCAACCATTACTGATTATAAATTTGTAGACGGACGATTGATTATCAATTTTTCAAATGGAAGTGTGTACGAATACATCAGTGTACCAAAAGCAACCTACGTAAAAATGGTCAATGCAGACTCTCCTGGACGTTTTGCAAAAAGACATATTTTGAATAACTTTACTTGGAGAAAAACGATCAACCAAGACTAAAACAAGTACATTTTAATAATTTAAGCACACTTTTTAGTGTGCTTTTTTTATATTCTTCTTTATCAAATAAAGACCTACTAATACAAAAAACCTATAATACTAAATACAACAAAAATTTAAGATTAAAAAAGTAGTGATACTTTATAATTTTAAATACTTTTGTCAACTTAAATCATTTAACAAACTTATAATGAAAAAAATAATTGTATTACTTTCTGCTGCAGTAGTTTTAGTTGCATGTAGCAAAGCTGGAAAAGGAGAATATGTAATTTCTGGTACCGCAAAAGGAGTTGAAAACGGAAAAACTATTATTCTTGAAACGCAAGATGAGACTGGATTAATCGCTAAAGATACTGTAAAAGTAGAAAATGGTAAATTTGAAATGACAGGTAAAATTACTGAGCCTGCTTTTTATACAATTAAATTGGAAGGTGCTCCAGCTCCAATCCCATTTATCTTAGAAGATGGAGAAGAAGTAACTATCGAAATCAACAAAGACAGTATTCAAAAATCAAAAGTTTCTGGTACTTATAATAATGATGAATACGTAAAATTCACAGAAGAACTAGCTAAAATTCAAAAGAAATTAGTTGATTTTCAAACTAAGAATACACCAGCTATGCAAGCGGCTCAACAAGCAAAAGACACTGTTGCAATTACTAAATTAATGCAAGAATTTGGTAAAATTCAACAAGAAGTAGGTGAAGCTGCTAAAGCAAAATACCTTACTTATGCTGAGACACATCCGAAATCATTTATTTCAGTTCTTATTTTACAAGGAATGTTAAATGACCCAACTACTGATGTTAAAAAAGCTGAAGCTACATTTAATGAATTAGAAGAGAGAATTCAAAACACAAAACCAGGTAAAGCCGTAAAAGAAGCTTTGGCTAAATTAAAATCAGGACCTGCTGCACCACCAGCTATTGGTGGAGCAAAATGAAGAGCTGACTTTTCTGCACCTAATCCTGCAGGAAAAGTAGTTTCATTAAAAGAGAGTTTAGGAAAAATAACTATTGTTGATTTCTGGGCTTCTTGGTGTGGTCCGTGTCGTAAAGAAAACCCGAATATGGTTGCCCTTTACAAAGAGTTTCACTCAAAAGGGTTAAATATCATAGGTGTTTCTTTAGACAAAGAAGCAAAAGCTTGGAAAGAAGCAATTGCAAAAGACCAACTGAACTGGGTTCAGGTTTCTAATTTAAAACACTGGGACGAACCAATTGCAAGACAATATAATGTCGAATCTATACCAGCAACATTTATTTTAGATGCCACTGGAAAAGTAATTGCAAAAGATTTAAGAGGAGCTGATTTACGCAATAAAATCGCATCTCTTTTAGCTAAATAAAGAACTCAATTATTGAAAATAAAAAAATCTCCCAATGGGAGATTTTTTTATTTTATTCAATACCAATAGGTTAAAAATTATACCGAAATTATGTGGTGTTTTAATTTGCAAACATCAAAACAGTTTATATATTTGCAACCGCTTAGACAAACAAAACGGCCTAGTCTAGGAAATGGGGAGATACTCAAGCGGCCAACGAGGGCAGACTGTAAATCTGCTGTGAAAACTTCGCAGGTTCGAATCCTGCTCTCCCCACAAAAAAGTCCCGATGTATGTCGGGACTTTTTTATTGGAAACAATTATAACTTTCCTAATCGCTGCATAACAAACAGCACTATAATTGGAATTGTCAATAATACAACCATTTCAGTATGATCGATTAGTAATTGAGGCTGCTCAATTAATGTAATAACATACCCTCCAACTGCACCTCCAAAATGAGCTGAATGTCCAATATTGTCATTTTTTGATTTCATTCCGTAAATAGAATACAGCAAATACAAAATTCCGAATAGATAGGCCGGTATAGGAATTATAAAGAAAAGTCCCAACATCATATCCGGTTGCAACAAAATGGCTGAGTACAAAACACCAGTGACTGCTCCAGAAGCACCAACAGCTCGATAACTATAGTTGTTCTTATTAAAAAGCAAGGTCAACAAATTGCCAAAAATCAAACTTCCCATATAAACTAGTACAAAAGTCCAGTTTCCTAAATAGGCTAAAACCAAGGGAGCAAAAAACCAAAGCGTTACCATATTAAAAAATAAATGCCCCATATCGACATGTAAAAAACCTGAAGAAATCATTCTGATTTGCTCTCCTTTCAGGATGCTACCAACATGGAATTCAAATTTTCTAAAAAAAGAAAGATCGTTAAATCCTCTATAGCTAATTAGAACTGTAATAGCTATGATTACAATCAAAAGTATATTCATTATGTATCCATTTTAGTGAATGGTAAAGATAGTAATTCAGTCAAATTGCAGTTGTTCTCGTTCTTATTTATATTTCAACAATTATTTTGATTTATATTTGTAAAAAATTACCGCATGCAATTTTTGATTTATAGTATTAGTTTCCCTTTTCTTTGGATTATATCAAAGTTACCCTTTCGATTATTTTATTGGTTTTCCGATTGTATCTATATTCTGGTTTATTATCTCGTTGGCTACCGAAAAAAAATAGTTCGAAACAATATATTAATTGCATTACCTCATTTAAGTGAAGAAAAACGTTTGTTGATAGAAAAAAAATTCTACCATCATATGTGCGATATGTTTTTAGAAATGATAAAAACCATGTCTATTTCTTCAGAGGAAATGAAAGAGCGTTTCAGAATTACCAATATTGAATTACTCAAAGAATACGAACAAAAGAATAAAAGTATCATCTTACTAGCAGCTCATTATGCAAGTTGGGAGTGGCTACTATCAATAAATGAAAGTACGACCTTCAAATGTTATGGGGTATACAAGAAAATAAACAACAAATACTTTGATGCCAAAGTGAGAGCCATTCGATCTAAGTTTAAATCAGAGTTAGTTACAACCGAAAATACCATTGCCTTAATTAATGATAATGAAAAAAATGGCATCATAAGTCTTTATGGTTTAGCAAGTGATCAGTCGCCTCAAGTACATAAAACATTTCACTGGCAGCAATTTATGGGCATCACTGTTCCTGTTCATACAGGAGCCGAAATGTTGGCCAAACGCTACGATTTAGAAGTGGTTTTTGCCAAAGTGAAAAAAGTAAAAAGAGGCTATTATGAGGCCACTTTTGTTCCAATTGCTACTGATCCTAAATCAATTCCTGATTATGAAATCACGGATGCGTATCTGAAAGAAGTGGAACAACAAATTGTAGAAGCACCTGAATTTTATTTTTGGACGCACAAAAGATGGAAACACCGCAGATAAAAAAATCCCCTTTCAATCAAAAAGGGGATTTTTATTTTTATTTGCAATCGGATTAGATTCCCGCAATCGCTTTTATTTCATCAATGATGCGCAAGGCCAAAACATCGGCTGCTTGCTGTGAAGGTGCTTCCGTATAAATTCTGATAATAGGTTCTGTATTGGATTTTCTCAAATGCACCCATTCAGAAGCAAAATCAATTTTTACTCCATCTATTGTAGTGATATCCTCATTTTTATACTTATCAGTCATGGCAACCAAAATAGCATCTACATCAATTTGTGGTGTCAACTCAATTTTGTTTTTGCTCATATAATATTCTGGATACGAAGCACGTAATGCCGAAACTTTCATTTTTTTATTGGCCAAATGAGTTAAGAATAAAGCAACTCCCACCAAGCTGTCACGCCCATAATGCAATTCTGGGTAAATGATCCCACCGTTT
This sequence is a window from Flavobacterium ammoniigenes. Protein-coding genes within it:
- the mnmE gene encoding tRNA uridine-5-carboxymethylaminomethyl(34) synthesis GTPase MnmE, which gives rise to MMYTDSIVALATPSGAGAISIIRVSGPDAIEIGASVFKSIKNKDLKQQKTHTLHLGHIIDEGKTLDEVLISIFKGPNSYTGENTIEISCHGSTYIQQQIIQLLLRKGCRMADAGEFTLRAFLNGKLDLSQAEAVADLISSDNEASHQIAMQQMRGGFSNEIARLREELLNFASLIELELDFAEEDVEFADRTQFHELLNRIEFVLKRLIDSFAVGNVIKNGIPVAIVGEPNVGKSTLLNALLNEERAIVSDIAGTTRDTIEDELVIGGIGFRFIDTAGIRETKDVVESIGIQKTFEKIEQAQVVLYLFESLKFKVSGSEYVTEIEKVKNKYPLKPVVIVINKSDLISSEETESLIVQLETLNLKQILISAKQKTGIDELKNTLLSFVNTGALRNNETIVTNTRHYDSLLKALDEIQKVKFGLESNLSSDLMALDIKEALYHFGLITGQVTNDELLGNIFANFCIGK
- a CDS encoding rhomboid family intramembrane serine protease, whose protein sequence is MNILLIVIIAITVLISYRGFNDLSFFRKFEFHVGSILKGEQIRMISSGFLHVDMGHLFFNMVTLWFFAPLVLAYLGNWTFVLVYMGSLIFGNLLTLLFNKNNYSYRAVGASGAVTGVLYSAILLQPDMMLGLFFIIPIPAYLFGILYLLYSIYGMKSKNDNIGHSAHFGGAVGGYVITLIEQPQLLIDHTEMVVLLTIPIIVLFVMQRLGKL
- a CDS encoding DUF4339 domain-containing protein; translated protein: MKKYFLHNGTESSGPFSFDELRAMKITKTTPVWFEGMEKWKYAGDVEELYELVAVTPPPFQVEETVVPQAPKTTSNAAFLGLSKNTFIIVIVLIVVGSTIAINIVQNIRSEELEAKNKKTELENRQFLLQQKEIEAQKKLIEEQEKAEAERTAREKKQTIIDRIAAIENEMAVTKDNLDTAKEKLAKATDFKVLRTSTEKSEELKKIKQEIVDFEQELEDLELEQNRLNLELDKIK
- a CDS encoding DUF4369 domain-containing protein; translated protein: MKKIIVLLSAAVVLVACSKAGKGEYVISGTAKGVENGKTIILETQDETGLIAKDTVKVENGKFEMTGKITEPAFYTIKLEGAPAPIPFILEDGEEVTIEINKDSIQKSKVSGTYNNDEYVKFTEELAKIQKKLVDFQTKNTPAMQAAQQAKDTVAITKLMQEFGKIQQEVGEAAKAKYLTYAETHPKSFISVLILQGMLNDPTTDVKKAEATFNELEERIQNTKPGKAVKEALAKLKSGPAAPPAIGGAK
- the dnaN gene encoding DNA polymerase III subunit beta codes for the protein MKFIVSSSYLLKQLQVLGSVINSNNTLPILDNFLFELNNNLLTVSASDLETTMSATLDIDSTSQGSVAVPAKLLLEILKTFPEQPLTFTVEENSTIEISSNSGKYALAYAPGEEFPKSVNLDEPSVTLVPADVLATAISKTIFAAGNDDLRPVMSGVFFQFSPQGLTFVATDAHKLVKYARTDVTASQVADFIMPKKPLNILKSILGASDAEVKIEYNDSNATFSFDNYLLMCRLIDGKYPNYEAVIPKENPNKLMIDRSQFLSSVRRVAIFSNKTTHQIRLKIAGAELNISAEDIDYSNKAEERLTCDYQGDDMQIGFNSRFLTEMLTNLQSDMIMLEMSLPNRAGILTPVDGLEEGETVTMLVMPVMLNA
- a CDS encoding lysophospholipid acyltransferase family protein — translated: MQFLIYSISFPFLWIISKLPFRLFYWFSDCIYILVYYLVGYRKKIVRNNILIALPHLSEEKRLLIEKKFYHHMCDMFLEMIKTMSISSEEMKERFRITNIELLKEYEQKNKSIILLAAHYASWEWLLSINESTTFKCYGVYKKINNKYFDAKVRAIRSKFKSELVTTENTIALINDNEKNGIISLYGLASDQSPQVHKTFHWQQFMGITVPVHTGAEMLAKRYDLEVVFAKVKKVKRGYYEATFVPIATDPKSIPDYEITDAYLKEVEQQIVEAPEFYFWTHKRWKHRR
- a CDS encoding KTSC domain-containing protein; the protein is MKKIVEYRKLLNVDKTVDLKDLKTIYRNAMKDAHPDKFQGDEAGLKAAEENSKLIIEAYHFLVSINPETIKQNLPEYTETISTSTITDYKFVDGRLIINFSNGSVYEYISVPKATYVKMVNADSPGRFAKRHILNNFTWRKTINQD
- a CDS encoding YchJ family protein translates to MVTQSCFCGSAFPFTQCCEPILVGNQKAVTAEVLMRSRYSAYATHNADYLIATTHSSTRTTHSKNEILYWATSNQWQRLEIIRVTSNTVEFKAFYFNPNKELQVHHEHSRFVEENGEWMYVDGDYFEL
- a CDS encoding universal stress protein, which encodes MKKILFPTDFSEVANNAFVHALEFAKMVHGELILLHSFELPIYDNQFFPENYAAIYDSVELSEFEMFKNEIPKLRAIAEVHHLDKIKMSHRLKDGDLVSAIKESIKDDAIDYLVMGTSGATGWESFFMGTNASSIITDAGIPVYCIPSNAPFQKIHTIGFTTRFRSKDKKALQIVLQLAHKAKAKVKCLYVKTSNSDITNATIAEWKEEFKSEPIDFYTIEDDDVQAIITNFIMYKEVDVLIMLPYKRGFFEGLFHTSLTKKLATDFEIPILSIPIKE
- the gldG gene encoding gliding motility-associated ABC transporter substrate-binding protein GldG, whose translation is MNTVIKNRLKSVGITLFLLLVINTIGSFFFYRLDLTKDKRYTLSSTSLNIIEQVKNPLYIKVYMQGELPSEFKRLQLETRQMLEEFQGYNSNIVFEFIDPLEDEATSMDNIKELYRKGLTPINISVDDKGKQSQAMVFPWAIAVYDNKEVNIPLLKNIMGASTTDKIIGSVQHLEYSTADALYKITNYKQKKIAIIKGNGELHEAYIAKFLLQTKESYHIGPFTLDSVAKQPLNSLTELKKYDLAIIAKPTEAFSENEKQVLDQYIVNGGKTIWLIDQVVAEMDSLYSPTGSALAFPRDLNLNDFFFKYGVRIYPDLVKDEQGSPIKLATGEQGNATQYQEFNWKFAPQVYSQSNHPIVKNLGGIKFDFANAIDTLKNGIKKTVLLQSSPYSKRIGTPTEINLNSVNEETSPADYLNKGHIPLAVLLEGKFHSMFENRILAFDQNNFQAKGKSSKMIVISDGDIIKNQLDKNGIPVELGYDQRSGNLYDNKDLLMNCVNYLLDDTGLINIRSKDLDLPLLDKEKVYENYTNIQLLTIGLPIAILGVFGFLFSFLRKRKYSR